A genomic stretch from Setaria viridis chromosome 1, Setaria_viridis_v4.0, whole genome shotgun sequence includes:
- the LOC117859632 gene encoding uncharacterized protein, which translates to MWGLAMVRHGLRWGRRRRTARVVDESALGADGDDAAAAPAAAGGAAVVAPTLGGALARALLALACAVRFDGEDGGTTEEAWAASGWRPRADEVSHLMVRESMRYAIYA; encoded by the coding sequence ATGTGGGGCCTGGCCATGGTGCGGCACGGCCTGCGgtgggggcgccggcggcggacggcgcgggTGGTGGACGAGAGCGCGCTCGGcgcggacggcgacgacgccgccgccgccccagcagccgcgggcggcgcggcggtggtggcgccgaCGCTCGGAGGCGCGCTGGCCAGGGCGCTGCTGGCGCTGGCGTGCGCCGTCCGCttcgacggcgaggacggcggcacCACGGAGGAGGCGTGGGCGGCCAGCGGGTGGCGCCCGCGCGCCGACGAGGTCAGCCACCTCATGGTGCGAGAGAGCATGCGCTACGCCATCTACGCCTAG
- the LOC117861122 gene encoding serine/threonine-protein kinase Nek6 produces the protein MEQYEVVEQIGRGAYGSAYLVLHKAERKRYVMKKIRLSKQNDKFQRTAYQEMSLMASLSNPYIVEYKDGWVDEGTSVCIVTSHCEGGDMAERIKKARGVLFSEERVCRWFTQLLLALDYLHCNRVLHRDLKCSNILLTRDNNIRLADFGLAKLLMEDLASSVVGTPNYMCPEILADIPYGYKSDIWSLGCCMFEILAHRPAFKATDMAALVNKINRSSISPMPPMYSSALKQIVKSMLRKNPEHRPTAGELLRHPHLQPYLAESCSCSPIYLPVKPTKSNLGDKQSKKPSSGRKRTIKANGSNGTLETAAEHTVEGRDSSTNFSDASTIGTQEALILQMPVDLDARNKEPQSNEVLSFQHAEENLMATTDGQIDSTIRLKAIRTSNVKDEAPVSVSNQKPNEAPIPNEELTIGVVQEERKDVKPRSYQVPKPGSGDTTMTEGSSPISTLKLAHTESAPAEWDHLNIVQQRADALESLLELCAKLLEQERLEELAGVLRPFGEGAVSSRETAIWLTKSLMSPPKFGESPTKLL, from the exons ATGGAGCAGTACGAGGTGGTGGAGCAGATCGGCCGGGGCGCCTACGGCTCCGCGTACCTCGTCCTCCACAAGGCCGAGCGCAAGAG GTACGTGATGAAGAAGATCCGCCTCTCCAAGCAGAACGACAAGTTCCAGCGGACCGCCTACCAGGAG ATGTCCCTGATGGCGAGCCTCAGCAACCCCTACATCGTCGAGTACAAGGACGGATGGGTAGACGAG GGGACATCCGTCTGCATCGTCACCAGCCACTGCGAAGGAGGGGACAT GGCGGAGAGGATCAAGAAGGCCAGGGGCGTCCTCTTCTCTGAAGAG AGGGTCTGCCGGTGGTTCACGCAACTGCTCCTCGCCCTTGACTACCTGCACTGCAACCGCGTGCTACACCGCGATCtcaag TGTTCCAACATTTTATTGACTAGGGATAACAACATCAGACTCG CTGATTTCGGGCTGGCGAAGCTGCTCATGGAGGACCTTGCCTCGTCG GTCGTAGGAACCCCAAACTACATGTGTCCAGAAATACTAGCAGACATACCTTATGGATACAAATCTGACATATGGTCACTTG GTTGCTGTATGTTTGAGATTTTAGCACACCGCCCTGCATTCAAAGCTACA GACATGGCAGCGTTGGTTAACAAAATAAACAGATCTTCAATATCTCCAATGCCTCCAATGTACTCATCAGCACT GAAGCAGATAGTGAAGAGCATGCTGAGGAAAAATCCAGAACATAGGCCCACT GCTGGAGAACTATTGAGGCATCCACATCTGCAACCTTATCTTGCTGAATCATGCAGCTGTTCACCAATCTATCTTCCAGTAAAGCCCACCAAAAGTAACCTGGGAGACAAGCAGTCAAAGAAGCCAAGCAGTGGCAGAAAGCGAACCATCAAAGCCAATGGATCCAATGGAACACTAGAAACTGCAGCAGAGCACACTGTGGAAGGAAGAGACAGCTCCACAAACTTTTCAGATGCATCAACCATTGGTACCCAGGAAGCCTTGATTTTGCAAATGCCGGTGGATCTCGATGCCAGAAACAAAGAACCACAGAGCAATGAGGTTTTATCATTTCAGCACGCAGAAGAGAACTTGATGGCAACAACTGATGGACAAATTGATTCGACCATACGTCTTAAAGCTATAAGAACCAGTAACGTGAAAGATGAGGCGCCCGTCAGTGTTTCAAATCAAAAGCCTAATGAGGCGCCAATACCAAATGAGGAATTGACAATTGGAGTAGtgcaagaagaaaggaaggatgTCAAACCACGCTCATATCAAGTACCAAAGCCAGGCTCAGGTGACACAACGATGACAGAGGGATCATCGCCAATCAGCACGCTAAAATTGGCGCATACAGAAAGCGCACCCGCCGAGTGGGATCATCTGAACATAGTCCAGCAGAGAGCCGACGCTCTGGAGTCACTCCTCGAGCTCTGTGCAAAGCTCCTGGAGCAGGAGAGGCTCGAGGAGCTTGCAGGTGTTCTTCGACCGTTTGGCGAAGGAGCCGTGTCGTCTCGAGAGACAGCGATATGGCTGACGAAGAGCCTCATGTCTCCACCGAAGTTTGGAGAGTCCCCAACAAAGCTTCTGTAA